From one Deltaproteobacteria bacterium genomic stretch:
- a CDS encoding amidohydrolase family protein, whose protein sequence is MIFTGLFERFPRLRALLVEANIGWIPAMLEQADDMFLRYRWFTDTAQSLPTMPSRVFHRNFWATFMIDTVGIELRHRLNLDHLMWSTDYPHTGTDWPNSRTTIARVFRGVARDDVKKMLHTNCKHLYGLQRIPDRLAP, encoded by the coding sequence ATGATCTTCACCGGGCTGTTCGAACGCTTCCCGCGTTTGCGCGCGCTGTTAGTCGAGGCGAACATCGGCTGGATTCCGGCGATGCTCGAACAGGCCGACGACATGTTCTTACGCTACCGCTGGTTCACCGACACCGCGCAGAGTTTGCCGACGATGCCGAGCCGCGTCTTTCACCGCAACTTCTGGGCGACGTTCATGATCGACACCGTCGGCATAGAACTGCGCCACCGCCTCAACCTCGATCACCTCATGTGGTCGACCGACTATCCCCACACCGGTACCGACTGGCCGAACAGTCGCACAACCATCGCGCGCGTGTTCCGCGGCGTGGCGCGCGACGACGTCAAGAAGATGTTGCACACCAACTGCAAGCACCTCTACGGGCTCCAGCGGATTCCCGATCGCCTCGCACCATGA
- a CDS encoding enoyl-CoA hydratase/isomerase family protein yields MSYTTLDLTRDGQVAWLTLNRPDALNALNSTMVTELRDYFGGLPADLDTRIVVLRGAGRAFCAGLDLKENTGGDGGAGAVQAALRGQRRISELVMLMRRAPQPIIAGVHGAACGGGFALALAADVRIAGESARMNAAFIRIGLSACDVGVSYFLPRLVGASVAAELLLTGRFINAQRSLATGLVSEVVPDGEIEAAVRRLVDDMLLTSPVGLRLTKECLNASIDAGSLEQVIAMEDRNQVLCTQTNDFREGVLAFLQKRRPQYTES; encoded by the coding sequence ATGTCGTACACCACGTTGGATCTCACACGCGACGGACAAGTCGCCTGGCTGACGCTCAATCGCCCCGACGCGCTCAATGCGCTCAACAGCACGATGGTGACGGAGTTGCGCGACTACTTCGGCGGGCTACCCGCCGATCTCGACACCCGCATCGTCGTGCTGCGCGGCGCCGGGCGCGCCTTTTGCGCCGGCCTCGATCTGAAGGAGAACACCGGTGGCGACGGCGGCGCCGGCGCCGTGCAAGCTGCGCTGCGCGGTCAGCGCCGCATCAGCGAGCTGGTGATGCTGATGCGGCGAGCACCGCAGCCGATCATTGCCGGCGTGCACGGCGCGGCGTGCGGCGGTGGCTTCGCCTTGGCACTCGCCGCCGACGTGCGCATCGCGGGGGAGAGCGCGCGCATGAACGCCGCGTTCATCCGCATCGGTCTGTCAGCATGCGACGTCGGCGTCAGCTATTTTCTGCCGCGCCTGGTCGGCGCCTCGGTCGCGGCGGAGCTACTCCTCACCGGCCGCTTCATCAACGCGCAGCGTTCGCTCGCCACCGGCTTGGTGTCCGAGGTGGTTCCCGATGGAGAGATCGAAGCCGCGGTGCGCCGTCTCGTCGACGATATGTTGCTGACCTCGCCCGTCGGGTTGCGTCTCACCAAGGAGTGCCTGAACGCCAGCATCGACGCTGGCAGCCTCGAGCAAGTCATCGCAATGGAAGACCGCAACCAGGTGCTCTGCACGCAGACCAACGACTTCCGCGAAGGCGTGCTGGCGTTCCTGCAAAAGCGCCGGCCGCAGTACACGGAGAGTTGA
- a CDS encoding inorganic pyrophosphatase has product MDQPLAFRPHPWHGVDPGSRFPEIVRVYIEMVPTDGVKYEIDKHSGYLKVDRPQRFSNFCPTLYGFVPQTYCHTLVAAHPIPGAPTVTSGDGDPLDICVLTDRPISRGEILLEARPLGGLRMVERAEADDKIIAVLLGDPTYGEMADITQVPRAVIDRLRHYFLTYKAIPGEAANPISVDPVYNSMEARAILNAARADYQAEFGDKKRS; this is encoded by the coding sequence ATGGATCAACCACTCGCGTTTCGTCCGCATCCTTGGCACGGCGTTGATCCGGGGTCGCGCTTTCCGGAGATCGTGCGGGTCTACATCGAGATGGTGCCGACCGACGGCGTGAAGTACGAGATCGACAAGCACTCCGGCTATCTCAAGGTCGATCGTCCGCAACGCTTCTCCAACTTCTGTCCAACGCTGTACGGCTTCGTGCCACAGACCTACTGCCACACGCTCGTCGCCGCGCATCCGATTCCGGGCGCGCCAACAGTCACCAGCGGCGATGGCGATCCGCTCGACATCTGCGTGCTCACCGATCGGCCGATTTCGCGCGGCGAGATCCTGCTCGAAGCGCGTCCGCTCGGTGGCCTGCGGATGGTGGAACGAGCCGAGGCCGACGACAAGATCATCGCCGTACTGCTCGGCGATCCGACCTACGGCGAGATGGCCGACATCACCCAAGTGCCGCGCGCCGTGATCGATCGCTTGCGCCACTACTTCCTCACCTACAAGGCCATCCCAGGCGAGGCGGCGAATCCGATCAGCGTCGACCCGGTCTACAACTCGATGGAAGCGCGCGCCATCCTCAACGCCGCTCGCGCCGACTACCAAGCCGAGTTCGGCGACAAGAAGAGATCATGA
- the glmS gene encoding glutamine--fructose-6-phosphate transaminase (isomerizing): MCGIMGYVGDREASFILFQGLKRLEYRGYDSAGIAIRADDGRIDIRRCIGKLDQLEKLLREAPLHGPIGIGHTRWATHGGVTDANAHPHRAGHVVLIHNGIIENYLLLRAAMIAKGRTISSQTDTEIISHLIDDWMQQGLDFVAATRRAIEQLEGSFAIVVMCDLEPDKLLAAKSATPIVIGLGNGENLIASDIPALLDHTRDVLFLEDGELAEVTRDHVKLSTFAGTPVTRAPRRVLWDPVTAQKGGYKHFLAKEIHEQPQAIIDTTRGRLELEAGDVALPEIDLGPEWWQRIDRITLVACGTAWHSCLIAKFYIEQLARIPCDVDYGSEFRYRDPVVDGRTLVIAVSQSGETLDTLAALATGRERGAQTLAICNVVDSSIARRAAAVLYTHAGPEISVASTKAFTTQVTALFLLALHLARRRGTVTAENGRELLQHLVTVPHHIETVLQQDAAIEQLARRYEHARDVLFLGRGINYPIALEGALKLKELSYIHAEGYPAGEMKHGPIALINEEVPVLLLLPHDRVYAKTVSNMKEVESRGGRIIAVTDAVDDELEAVAADILRVPTLHPLLMPVVLTIPLQLFAYHVAVRRGTDVDQPRNLAKSVTVE; this comes from the coding sequence ATGTGCGGCATCATGGGCTATGTCGGTGACCGCGAGGCCAGCTTCATCTTGTTCCAAGGCCTCAAGCGCCTGGAGTATCGCGGCTATGATTCCGCCGGGATCGCTATCCGCGCGGACGACGGTCGCATCGACATCCGCCGCTGCATCGGCAAGCTCGATCAGTTGGAGAAGCTGCTGCGCGAAGCGCCGCTGCACGGTCCCATCGGCATCGGCCATACGCGCTGGGCCACCCATGGCGGGGTGACCGATGCGAACGCGCACCCGCACCGCGCCGGCCATGTGGTGTTGATCCACAACGGCATCATCGAGAACTATCTCCTGCTGCGCGCAGCCATGATCGCCAAGGGGCGGACGATCAGCTCGCAGACCGATACCGAGATCATCTCGCACCTGATCGACGACTGGATGCAGCAGGGGCTCGACTTCGTGGCGGCGACGCGTCGCGCCATCGAGCAACTCGAAGGCTCGTTCGCGATCGTGGTGATGTGCGACCTCGAACCCGACAAGCTGCTCGCCGCCAAGAGCGCGACGCCCATCGTGATCGGGCTCGGCAACGGAGAGAATCTGATTGCCTCAGACATTCCCGCGCTGCTCGATCACACGCGCGACGTGTTGTTCCTCGAAGACGGCGAGTTGGCGGAGGTCACCCGCGATCATGTGAAGCTGTCGACCTTCGCCGGCACGCCGGTTACCCGTGCGCCGCGGCGCGTGCTGTGGGATCCGGTGACGGCGCAGAAGGGTGGCTACAAACACTTCCTCGCCAAAGAGATCCACGAACAACCGCAGGCGATCATCGACACCACGCGCGGTCGCCTCGAACTCGAAGCCGGCGACGTGGCGTTGCCCGAGATCGACCTCGGCCCCGAGTGGTGGCAACGCATCGACCGCATCACGCTCGTGGCGTGCGGCACCGCGTGGCACTCGTGCTTGATTGCGAAATTCTACATCGAGCAACTGGCGCGCATCCCGTGCGACGTCGACTACGGTAGCGAGTTTCGTTACCGCGATCCGGTGGTCGATGGGCGCACACTAGTGATCGCGGTGTCGCAGTCGGGTGAGACCCTCGACACGCTGGCCGCACTGGCGACCGGGCGCGAGCGGGGCGCGCAAACGCTGGCGATCTGCAATGTGGTCGACTCCTCGATCGCGCGCCGCGCCGCCGCGGTGCTGTACACGCACGCCGGGCCGGAAATCAGCGTCGCGTCGACCAAGGCCTTCACCACGCAGGTGACGGCGTTGTTTCTGCTCGCGCTCCACCTCGCTCGGCGCCGCGGCACCGTGACGGCAGAGAACGGGCGCGAGTTGCTGCAGCATCTCGTTACGGTTCCGCACCACATCGAGACCGTGTTGCAGCAAGACGCAGCGATCGAACAACTGGCGCGGCGCTACGAACACGCACGCGACGTGCTTTTCCTCGGCCGCGGCATCAACTACCCGATCGCCCTCGAGGGCGCGTTGAAGTTGAAGGAGCTGTCGTACATCCACGCCGAGGGCTATCCGGCCGGCGAGATGAAGCACGGCCCGATCGCGTTGATCAACGAAGAAGTGCCGGTGCTACTGTTGCTGCCGCACGATCGCGTGTACGCCAAGACGGTGAGCAACATGAAGGAGGTCGAATCGCGCGGCGGCAGGATCATCGCCGTCACCGACGCGGTCGACGACGAGCTGGAAGCGGTGGCTGCCGACATCTTGCGCGTGCCCACCCTGCACCCGCTGCTGATGCCGGTGGTGCTGACGATCCCGCTGCAGTTGTTCGCCTACCACGTCGCAGTGCGCCGCGGCACCGACGTGGATCAGCCCCGCAACCTCGCCAAGAGCGTCACAGTGGAGTGA
- a CDS encoding SDR family oxidoreductase has protein sequence MMLQGKTAVVTGAGSGIGRAIALRFAREGARVVVAGQRRARLEETIRLIEANGNLARAVICDVADAAQVRQLMHETVAAFERIDILVNNAAKNRPDDPVSERVAELPEAWWAATLDVNLTGAFLCCKYALLQMTASGGGCILNTASTSGLAGNWNQGAYVASKHGLVGLTRSIALDYAAQKVRANAICPGFIETERSIKFSALYRGDDWQTKKLGDIPLGRFGQPEEVASLAAFLASDDAAYITGAVIPIDGGTAARRG, from the coding sequence ATGATGCTGCAGGGCAAGACCGCGGTGGTGACCGGCGCCGGCTCGGGGATCGGCCGTGCGATTGCGCTGCGTTTCGCGCGCGAAGGCGCCCGCGTGGTAGTGGCCGGTCAGCGCCGGGCGCGTCTCGAGGAAACCATTCGCCTCATCGAGGCAAACGGGAACCTCGCGCGCGCCGTGATCTGCGACGTGGCCGACGCGGCGCAGGTGCGGCAACTCATGCACGAGACGGTCGCGGCGTTCGAGCGCATCGACATCTTGGTCAACAACGCAGCCAAGAACCGGCCTGATGACCCGGTGTCTGAACGCGTCGCCGAGTTACCCGAAGCGTGGTGGGCGGCAACGCTCGATGTCAATCTCACCGGGGCCTTCCTGTGTTGCAAGTACGCGTTGCTGCAGATGACCGCAAGCGGCGGCGGTTGCATCCTCAACACCGCTTCGACTTCGGGATTGGCCGGCAACTGGAATCAGGGCGCGTATGTGGCGTCGAAGCACGGCCTGGTCGGCCTCACGCGATCGATCGCACTCGACTACGCCGCGCAGAAGGTCCGCGCCAACGCGATCTGTCCGGGCTTCATCGAAACCGAGCGCTCGATCAAGTTCTCCGCGCTCTATCGCGGCGATGATTGGCAGACCAAAAAACTGGGGGACATTCCGCTCGGCCGCTTCGGTCAGCCGGAAGAAGTGGCAAGTCTCGCCGCCTTCCTCGCATCAGACGATGCCGCGTACATCACCGGCGCGGTGATCCCCATCGACGGCGGCACCGCCGCGCGCCGCGGCTAG
- a CDS encoding (2Fe-2S)-binding protein: MPTVHFVKQNVTVHCPAGSNLREVALANGIDLYVFPTNILNCRGFGLCGTCRVKVSNPRALSARTPTDEKKTGWEGPEYRLSCQTRVLADVEVITSPRKVLGWMANPTYQWMRGEK; this comes from the coding sequence ATGCCGACAGTTCACTTCGTCAAGCAGAACGTCACCGTTCACTGCCCCGCAGGCAGCAATCTACGCGAAGTCGCGCTCGCCAACGGAATCGACCTCTACGTCTTTCCAACCAACATCCTCAACTGCCGCGGCTTCGGGTTGTGCGGCACCTGTCGGGTGAAAGTGAGCAACCCCCGCGCGCTGTCCGCTCGCACTCCGACCGACGAGAAGAAGACCGGCTGGGAAGGGCCCGAATATCGACTCTCGTGTCAGACTCGTGTCCTAGCCGATGTCGAGGTGATCACCAGCCCACGCAAAGTGCTCGGCTGGATGGCCAATCCGACCTATCAGTGGATGCGCGGAGAAAAGTAG
- a CDS encoding amidohydrolase family protein gives MSEPFSETASIDYPIIDADAHVYEPPGVWQERVPARLRALAPKVMRGDDGDVWLFNDGERVRPIGLMAAAGASYLDFRPSGLTYETIRPGHFEATARLADMDVDGIAAQLLYPSVCEEGPRMFGDDRALQLACVRAYNEWILEFCSAAPDRLFGHAIMPSTGVADTVAEFDWALQRGFAGVLIAAFPNGSVEPTTDDDPFWARAQEAGVPVALHIGSFHADGPVKRRRFEPTAVLPRACISKSGANTVPLVRA, from the coding sequence GTGTCGGAGCCCTTTAGCGAAACCGCTAGCATCGACTACCCGATCATCGACGCCGACGCGCATGTGTATGAACCACCCGGCGTGTGGCAGGAACGCGTCCCGGCGCGACTGCGGGCCCTGGCTCCAAAAGTGATGCGCGGCGACGACGGTGACGTGTGGCTGTTCAACGACGGCGAGCGCGTGCGGCCGATCGGTCTGATGGCGGCGGCGGGCGCGAGCTATCTCGATTTCCGACCGTCGGGCCTGACCTACGAAACCATCCGCCCCGGTCACTTCGAGGCAACCGCGCGGCTCGCTGATATGGACGTCGACGGCATCGCCGCGCAGTTGCTCTATCCGAGTGTCTGCGAAGAGGGTCCGCGCATGTTCGGCGATGACCGCGCGCTGCAACTCGCCTGCGTGCGCGCCTACAACGAATGGATCCTTGAATTCTGCAGCGCCGCGCCCGATCGTCTCTTCGGCCATGCGATCATGCCGTCAACCGGAGTCGCCGATACGGTTGCGGAGTTCGACTGGGCGCTGCAACGCGGCTTCGCGGGCGTGCTGATTGCGGCCTTTCCCAACGGCTCGGTCGAACCAACCACCGACGACGATCCGTTCTGGGCGCGGGCGCAAGAAGCCGGGGTTCCAGTCGCGCTGCACATCGGCAGCTTCCACGCCGACGGGCCGGTCAAGCGCCGCCGCTTCGAACCGACTGCGGTGCTACCGCGCGCCTGTATCAGCAAATCCGGCGCGAACACCGTGCCGCTGGTGCGCGCATGA
- a CDS encoding flavin reductase family protein — protein sequence MPIDKNEFRRVLGHFAAGVTVVTTRGADGKPYGLTATAFTSVSLLPPLVLVCVDKKADSYPHFSSGIFGVNFLAVDQEAISGRFAKSGGDKFADVSFRWGSVGVPLLAGTVGSLECRTVHVYDGGDHTIYVGEVEGAEATERDPLLYFRGAYRGIVGSRQ from the coding sequence ATGCCGATCGACAAGAATGAGTTCCGCCGGGTGCTGGGTCACTTTGCCGCGGGGGTTACGGTGGTGACCACGCGCGGCGCCGACGGCAAACCGTACGGCTTGACGGCGACGGCGTTCACCTCGGTGTCGCTGCTGCCGCCGCTGGTGCTGGTGTGCGTCGACAAAAAGGCCGACAGCTATCCGCACTTCAGCTCGGGCATCTTTGGCGTCAACTTTCTCGCCGTCGATCAGGAGGCCATCTCGGGCCGCTTCGCCAAGTCAGGCGGCGACAAGTTTGCCGATGTTTCGTTTCGCTGGGGCAGCGTCGGAGTGCCGTTGCTCGCGGGCACCGTCGGTTCGCTCGAATGCCGCACGGTCCATGTTTACGACGGTGGCGATCACACGATCTATGTCGGGGAAGTCGAGGGCGCGGAAGCGACTGAGCGCGATCCGCTACTGTACTTTCGCGGCGCGTACCGGGGGATAGTCGGCAGTAGGCAGTAG
- the hpnJ gene encoding hopanoid biosynthesis associated radical SAM protein HpnJ has product MSMKTLLLNPPSYDDFDGGAGSRYQATREVWSFWYPTWLAYPAGMLPNTRLLDAPPEHLNQQQVVDIAKDYDFVVLHTSTPSFKLDLRTAEMIKSANPDCLIAFVGGHVTAQPDQSLLASEALDVIVRKEFDHAVRDLAEGRDRAGISNISYRVDGKVRHNPERLPLDGGDLDSLPFVTEIYARDLNYLKYNSPYCQYPYVSLYTGRGCPARCTFCLWPQVTTGHSYRTRSPENVFEEVKNMKRLFPQMKEIFFDDDTFTADPPRARKIAELIKPLGLCWSTNSRANVDRETLRVLKEGGLRLFVVGYESGNDQILKNIKKGVSTERARRFTKDCHDLGILIHGTFIVGLPGETRETIEESIQFAREMNPETLQVSLASPYPGTHFFEYVKDNGFLVQDIYNDEAGYQRCTVSYPDISSEEIFAAVERFYKKYYFRPTYIFKALKKMARSSEERKRMLSEAGQFLGAMRNRKSSANGISAGTA; this is encoded by the coding sequence ATGTCGATGAAGACGCTGTTGCTGAATCCGCCGTCGTATGACGACTTCGATGGCGGGGCGGGCTCGCGTTATCAGGCGACGCGCGAGGTGTGGTCGTTTTGGTATCCAACCTGGCTCGCCTACCCGGCGGGCATGCTGCCGAACACGCGCCTGCTCGATGCACCGCCGGAACATCTCAATCAGCAGCAAGTCGTCGACATCGCCAAGGACTATGACTTCGTCGTGCTGCACACCAGCACGCCCTCCTTCAAGCTCGACCTGCGCACCGCGGAGATGATCAAGTCGGCGAATCCCGACTGCCTCATCGCCTTCGTCGGTGGCCACGTGACCGCGCAGCCGGATCAGTCGCTGCTCGCCTCGGAGGCGCTCGACGTCATCGTGCGCAAGGAGTTCGATCACGCCGTGCGCGACCTCGCGGAGGGACGCGACCGCGCGGGGATCTCCAACATCAGCTACCGCGTCGATGGCAAGGTGCGCCATAACCCCGAGCGCTTGCCGCTCGATGGCGGCGACCTCGACTCGTTGCCGTTTGTCACCGAGATCTACGCCCGCGATCTGAATTATCTGAAATACAACAGCCCGTACTGCCAGTATCCGTACGTGTCGCTCTACACCGGGCGCGGCTGCCCGGCGCGCTGCACGTTCTGCCTGTGGCCGCAGGTCACCACCGGCCACTCGTACCGCACGCGCAGCCCGGAGAACGTGTTCGAAGAAGTGAAGAACATGAAGCGGCTCTTTCCGCAGATGAAGGAGATCTTCTTCGACGATGACACCTTCACCGCCGATCCGCCGCGCGCTCGCAAGATCGCCGAGTTGATCAAGCCGCTCGGCCTGTGCTGGTCGACCAACTCGCGCGCCAATGTCGATCGCGAGACCTTGCGGGTGCTGAAGGAGGGCGGCCTGCGCTTGTTCGTGGTCGGCTACGAGTCGGGCAACGATCAGATTCTCAAGAACATCAAGAAAGGCGTCAGCACCGAACGCGCGCGCCGCTTCACCAAAGATTGCCACGATCTCGGCATCCTGATTCACGGCACGTTCATCGTCGGCCTGCCCGGCGAAACGCGCGAGACCATCGAAGAGTCGATCCAGTTCGCGCGCGAGATGAACCCCGAGACCTTGCAGGTGTCCCTCGCGTCACCATACCCGGGCACGCACTTCTTCGAGTACGTGAAGGACAACGGCTTCCTCGTGCAAGACATCTACAACGACGAGGCCGGGTACCAGCGCTGCACGGTCAGCTACCCGGATATTTCGAGCGAAGAGATCTTCGCGGCGGTCGAACGCTTTTACAAGAAGTATTACTTCCGCCCAACGTACATCTTCAAAGCACTCAAGAAAATGGCGCGCAGCTCAGAAGAGCGCAAACGCATGCTGAGCGAGGCCGGACAATTTTTGGGTGCGATGCGCAATCGTAAGAGCAGCGCCAACGGCATCAGCGCCGGCACGGCCTGA
- a CDS encoding GrpB family protein: protein MPSVTHDGQRWSNAERDRVELLPYDPSWPALFAAEAAALRAQLGEFAPLVIEHVGSTAVPGLAAKPIIDIVLIGPDTAAWPRLIEPIQALGYVYWADNPRRDRLFFVKGMPPFGTRRTHHVHVRLPDDAQAMLRFRDHLRAHADVAARYAALKYELAAQNPTNRDAYTAAKTDFVSEVLRYAAPAR from the coding sequence ATGCCAAGCGTGACCCACGACGGACAGCGCTGGAGCAACGCCGAGCGCGATCGCGTGGAGCTGCTGCCGTACGACCCGAGCTGGCCAGCGCTGTTCGCTGCGGAAGCCGCGGCACTACGCGCGCAGCTCGGGGAATTCGCGCCGCTCGTCATTGAACACGTCGGCAGCACCGCGGTTCCCGGTCTCGCCGCCAAGCCGATCATCGACATTGTGCTGATCGGGCCGGACACCGCTGCCTGGCCCAGGCTCATCGAGCCGATCCAAGCGCTCGGCTACGTGTACTGGGCCGACAATCCGCGGCGGGATCGGCTGTTCTTCGTCAAGGGCATGCCGCCGTTTGGCACCCGCCGCACGCATCACGTTCACGTGCGGCTGCCCGACGACGCGCAGGCCATGCTGCGTTTCCGTGACCATCTGCGCGCGCACGCCGACGTCGCCGCGCGCTACGCCGCACTCAAGTACGAACTGGCCGCGCAGAATCCCACCAATCGCGATGCCTACACGGCAGCGAAGACCGATTTTGTCAGTGAAGTGCTGCGCTATGCGGCGCCGGCGCGCTGA
- the glmU gene encoding bifunctional UDP-N-acetylglucosamine diphosphorylase/glucosamine-1-phosphate N-acetyltransferase GlmU, producing the protein MAAGLGTRMRSRQAKLLHPLTGLPLIRYPLRAVSALDADPVVVVIGHQADEMMAACGEHSVRFAHQSQQHGTGHAAQCAAEVLTDFTGDVLILYGDLPLLTSEALASLVAAHRGAGAVLSLLTATIDDAHGFGRIIREHGRVVGIVEERDANAAQRAIREVNVGVYCVASSFLFPALKRLRSNNAQGELYLTDIVGQAAAQGSVIADAPVAEAEVAQVNSRVELANVERALRQRITHRWMTDGVTLDDPDTTYIGPDVMIGHDTVIGPNVILRGSTQIGDACRIDGSDLIVDSVIDNAVHVKFGVVITESHIGAGCQIGPFAQLRPGTHLAANVHIGDFVETKNAVIGSGTKANHLAYIGDAEIGRDSNVGAGAITCNYDGVRKHRTVIGARVQIGSDSQLIAPVTIGDDAYIATGTTVMQDVPAGALAFTVKRQEHRPGWVATRHARETKAGPATPAKKTKSTTKRRAVPKLRARTAAAKKRRSR; encoded by the coding sequence ATGGCCGCCGGTCTCGGCACGCGCATGCGCTCGCGCCAGGCCAAACTGTTGCATCCACTCACCGGCTTACCGTTGATCCGCTACCCGTTGCGCGCCGTGAGCGCGCTTGACGCCGATCCGGTGGTGGTCGTCATCGGCCATCAGGCGGATGAGATGATGGCGGCGTGTGGCGAGCACTCGGTTCGCTTTGCGCATCAGTCGCAGCAACACGGGACCGGTCATGCTGCTCAATGCGCCGCCGAGGTGCTGACAGACTTCACCGGCGATGTGCTGATCCTCTACGGCGATCTGCCGTTGCTGACCAGCGAGGCGCTGGCGAGTCTGGTGGCTGCGCATCGCGGTGCGGGAGCGGTGTTGTCGTTGCTGACCGCGACCATCGACGATGCCCACGGCTTTGGGCGCATCATCCGTGAGCACGGCCGCGTTGTCGGCATCGTCGAGGAGCGCGATGCGAATGCCGCCCAGCGCGCGATTCGCGAGGTGAACGTCGGCGTCTACTGCGTCGCATCGTCGTTTCTCTTCCCCGCGTTGAAGCGGTTGCGGTCGAACAACGCACAGGGCGAACTCTATCTCACCGACATCGTCGGCCAGGCGGCGGCGCAAGGGAGCGTGATCGCGGACGCGCCCGTGGCGGAAGCCGAGGTGGCGCAGGTGAACTCGCGCGTCGAACTCGCCAACGTCGAACGAGCGCTGCGCCAACGCATCACCCATCGGTGGATGACCGACGGCGTTACGCTCGATGATCCCGACACGACCTACATCGGGCCGGATGTGATGATCGGGCACGACACGGTGATCGGTCCCAACGTGATCCTGCGCGGTAGCACGCAGATCGGCGATGCCTGCCGCATCGATGGCAGCGATCTCATCGTCGATTCCGTCATCGACAACGCGGTGCACGTGAAGTTCGGCGTCGTAATCACCGAGTCGCACATCGGCGCAGGGTGTCAGATTGGCCCGTTCGCCCAACTGCGGCCGGGCACGCACCTCGCCGCCAACGTCCACATCGGCGATTTCGTCGAGACCAAGAACGCCGTGATCGGCAGCGGCACCAAGGCGAATCACCTCGCTTACATCGGCGATGCCGAGATCGGACGCGACAGCAATGTCGGCGCCGGCGCGATCACGTGCAACTACGACGGCGTTCGCAAACATCGCACCGTGATCGGCGCGCGTGTGCAGATCGGCAGCGACAGCCAACTGATCGCGCCGGTCACCATCGGCGACGACGCCTACATCGCCACCGGCACCACCGTGATGCAGGACGTGCCCGCGGGCGCGCTCGCCTTCACGGTCAAGCGGCAGGAGCACCGCCCCGGTTGGGTTGCCACGCGGCACGCGCGCGAAACCAAGGCTGGACCGGCGACCCCGGCCAAGAAAACCAAATCAACCACCAAGCGCCGCGCGGTGCCCAAGCTGCGAGCGCGCACGGCGGCGGCAAAGAAGCGCAGAAGTCGATAG